The following proteins come from a genomic window of Acidimicrobiales bacterium:
- a CDS encoding class I adenylate-forming enzyme family protein — translation MADYRAAIEGMTIPGVVDRAAHNRGGAALVFADERVTWSELADRSRSVAAGLQGLGIGPGDHVAYMMVNGVDIVAVMVGVMRLGAVAVPVNARYKGAEIAHVVSDAAVAAVIVDDMYLEDAAGALSERSRFESLRHVIGGDGSHAGFVAWSTLRDADPRDAERAADAAAMDPDALAMILYTSGTTARPKGVMHSQASILGSSASLAERLELRADDRWWSPLPLFHIAAIATLNAVFIAGCTLVHAGFFEPGLAVRQLSAERCTLAFPAFETIWLAVLDHPDFADADISALERVVNIGIPERLRAMQERLPSAVQVSATGSTESGGFLAIGEMTDTLAERVNTNGHVLPGMEVKIRDIETGEDRGPGSTGELLYRGPSRLMGYWADPEVTAERIDGDGWFRSGDVFRWDADGRITFIERLKDMLKVGGENVAAAEIEDFLAAHPAVRIVAVVAAPDARYVEVPCAFVQAADGVEVTEAELVEFCRGEIATFKVPRYVRFVDEFPMSGTKIQKYRLREIIAAELAEAGITEAPRISSS, via the coding sequence ATGGCCGATTACCGGGCCGCAATCGAAGGCATGACGATCCCGGGGGTCGTCGACCGTGCCGCGCACAACCGCGGCGGAGCGGCGCTCGTCTTCGCCGACGAGCGGGTCACCTGGAGCGAGCTCGCCGACAGGAGCCGTTCGGTGGCCGCCGGCCTGCAGGGCCTGGGGATCGGCCCGGGTGACCACGTCGCCTACATGATGGTGAACGGCGTGGACATAGTCGCGGTGATGGTCGGGGTCATGCGCCTCGGGGCGGTGGCCGTCCCCGTCAACGCCCGGTACAAGGGGGCCGAGATTGCCCACGTCGTGTCCGATGCGGCCGTCGCGGCCGTGATCGTGGACGACATGTACCTCGAGGACGCGGCCGGTGCGCTCTCGGAGCGGTCGCGGTTCGAGAGTCTTCGTCATGTGATCGGCGGCGACGGCTCTCACGCCGGGTTCGTCGCATGGTCGACCCTCCGTGACGCCGATCCCCGGGATGCCGAGCGGGCCGCCGACGCAGCGGCGATGGACCCGGATGCACTCGCGATGATCTTGTACACGTCGGGGACGACCGCCCGCCCCAAAGGGGTCATGCACTCCCAGGCATCGATCCTCGGTTCGAGTGCGAGCCTCGCCGAACGTCTCGAGCTGCGTGCCGATGACCGCTGGTGGTCACCTCTGCCCCTCTTCCACATCGCGGCGATCGCCACGCTCAACGCCGTGTTCATCGCGGGTTGCACACTGGTCCACGCGGGCTTCTTCGAACCCGGCCTCGCCGTGCGGCAGCTGTCGGCCGAACGCTGCACGCTCGCGTTCCCGGCGTTCGAGACCATCTGGCTGGCCGTCCTCGACCACCCGGACTTCGCCGACGCTGACATCTCGGCGCTCGAGCGGGTGGTGAACATCGGCATACCGGAGCGGCTGCGCGCCATGCAGGAGCGCCTCCCGTCAGCGGTGCAGGTCTCGGCCACGGGTTCCACCGAGTCGGGAGGTTTCCTCGCCATCGGCGAGATGACCGACACGCTCGCCGAGCGCGTCAACACCAACGGCCATGTGCTTCCCGGCATGGAGGTGAAGATCCGCGACATCGAGACCGGTGAGGACCGGGGGCCCGGCAGTACGGGCGAACTGCTCTACCGTGGGCCGTCGCGCCTCATGGGATACTGGGCGGATCCGGAGGTGACGGCGGAGCGGATCGACGGGGACGGCTGGTTCCGCAGCGGCGACGTCTTCCGGTGGGACGCGGACGGTCGGATCACCTTCATCGAGCGGCTCAAGGACATGTTGAAGGTCGGCGGAGAGAACGTCGCGGCAGCCGAGATCGAGGACTTCCTGGCCGCCCACCCCGCCGTACGCATCGTCGCGGTCGTGGCCGCCCCGGACGCCCGCTACGTGGAGGTACCGTGTGCGTTCGTCCAGGCTGCCGACGGCGTAGAGGTGACCGAGGCCGAGCTCGTCGAGTTCTGCAGGGGCGAGATCGCGACGTTCAAGGTCCCCCGGTACGTCCGCTTCGTGGACGAGTTCCCCATGTCGGGAACAAAAATCCAGAAGTACAGGCTGCGCGAGATCATCGCAGCCGAGTTGGCCGAGGCCGGCATCACCGAGGCGCCCCGTATCTCGTCGAGCTAG
- a CDS encoding response regulator transcription factor: MRILVVEDERTVASAVQRGLRAEGFDVDVADNGDDGYWMATEGGYDAVVLDVMLPGRNGFQVCRDLRAAGSAVPILMLTAKDGEYDEAEGLDTGADDYLTKPFSFVVLTARIRALIRRGRADDANTFEVGDLRLDPVRHRCSRGDTDIELTAREMAVLGLLMRRAGDVVAKSDILDNVWSFDFEGDPNIVEVYVGRLRRKIDEPFGARSIVTVRGVGYRFESKG, encoded by the coding sequence ATGCGGATTCTCGTCGTGGAGGACGAACGGACGGTTGCGTCCGCGGTCCAGCGCGGGCTGCGTGCCGAGGGATTCGACGTGGACGTGGCCGACAACGGCGACGACGGGTACTGGATGGCCACCGAGGGCGGCTACGACGCGGTGGTGCTCGACGTGATGTTGCCGGGCCGTAACGGCTTCCAGGTGTGTCGGGATCTGCGGGCGGCCGGAAGCGCGGTGCCGATCCTCATGTTGACCGCCAAGGACGGCGAGTACGACGAGGCCGAGGGGCTCGACACCGGCGCCGACGACTATCTCACCAAGCCGTTCTCGTTCGTGGTCCTGACGGCACGGATCCGTGCTCTGATCCGGCGCGGGCGCGCCGACGACGCCAACACCTTCGAGGTGGGCGATCTCCGACTCGATCCTGTCCGTCACCGCTGCAGCCGCGGGGACACCGACATCGAGTTGACGGCGCGCGAGATGGCCGTTCTGGGACTGCTCATGCGCCGGGCGGGTGATGTCGTCGCCAAGTCCGACATCCTCGACAACGTGTGGTCGTTCGACTTCGAGGGGGATCCCAACATCGTCGAGGTCTATGTCGGCCGCCTTCGTCGCAAGATCGACGAGCCGTTCGGGGCCCGGTCGATCGTGACCGTGCGCGGCGTCGGCTACCGCTTCGAGTCGAAGGGTTGA